Proteins from a single region of Azospira inquinata:
- a CDS encoding sigma-54-dependent Fis family transcriptional regulator, producing the protein MTHTAHPAGPPGTALRQARHLFLEGREIPPGLVDDRLILSWQRSRQAGLQPLGQARGESRLGGPALSRFLDKHREFLDHAQPILEYLYDQVRDTHSMVILADCRGLLLHALGDADFLTKAERVLLTPGASWHERDRGTNAIGTALAEGTPMEILGSEHFLERNAILACSAAPVRGPDGQLLGVVDISCDRRHHHPHTRGLVQTAARMIENRLLLSRHRRQLRLHFHPREEGIGTVAEGVAALSEDGWVVAANRAALTWLGLTPGDMGAVPLKRLLDIPEDRLREWGLRHPEQALAVQSCQGQTLFVQVRNAHPALTPVQESRPPQDALAGLGGADEQIGQLLHKARRVLGKPIPVLLQGESGVGKERFAQAMHQSGPRREQPFVAVNCAALPEHLIEAELFGYRPGAFTGARRDGSPGRIREAQGGTLFLDEIGDMPLGLQSRLLRVLQERQVVPLGGGAPVDVDFALICATHCHLRDAVEAGHFRTDLYYRINGLSLTLPPLRQRQDFADLVRAMLAQIAPGRPLMLAPGLARAMATYAWPGNLRQLSNALHTAVALLDEGEDIIDWGHLADDLAEALVTPTERHGAHDPLTAAPAGEPGDNLKAQSEAAIARAVAAAQGNLSLAARRLGISRNTLYRHLRRPT; encoded by the coding sequence ATGACCCACACCGCCCATCCCGCTGGGCCGCCGGGCACCGCCCTGCGCCAGGCCCGCCACCTCTTTCTGGAAGGCCGGGAGATTCCCCCCGGTCTGGTGGATGACCGTCTGATCCTCTCCTGGCAACGCAGTCGCCAGGCCGGGTTGCAACCCCTGGGCCAGGCTCGGGGCGAATCCCGGCTGGGAGGCCCGGCCTTAAGCCGCTTCCTCGACAAGCACCGGGAATTTCTGGACCACGCCCAGCCCATTCTGGAATATCTCTACGATCAGGTGCGGGACACCCACAGCATGGTGATTCTGGCCGACTGCCGGGGCCTGCTGCTCCACGCCCTGGGGGATGCGGATTTCCTCACCAAGGCCGAACGGGTACTGCTCACCCCGGGGGCTTCCTGGCACGAGCGGGACCGGGGCACCAACGCCATCGGCACCGCCCTGGCGGAAGGCACCCCCATGGAAATCCTGGGCTCGGAGCATTTCCTCGAACGCAATGCCATCCTGGCCTGTAGCGCCGCCCCGGTGCGGGGCCCGGACGGCCAGCTGCTGGGGGTGGTGGATATTTCCTGTGACCGGCGCCACCACCATCCCCACACCCGGGGCCTGGTGCAGACCGCCGCCCGGATGATCGAAAACCGGCTGCTCCTCTCCCGCCACCGGCGCCAGCTGCGCCTCCACTTCCATCCCCGGGAAGAAGGCATCGGCACCGTGGCGGAGGGGGTGGCGGCCCTGAGCGAGGATGGCTGGGTGGTAGCCGCCAACCGGGCGGCCCTGACCTGGCTCGGACTCACCCCGGGGGACATGGGGGCCGTACCCCTGAAGCGGCTCCTGGACATTCCGGAAGACCGGCTGCGGGAATGGGGGCTGCGCCATCCGGAACAGGCCCTGGCGGTCCAGAGTTGCCAGGGCCAGACCCTTTTCGTCCAGGTACGCAACGCCCACCCGGCCCTGACCCCAGTACAGGAATCCCGGCCACCCCAGGACGCCCTGGCCGGTCTGGGAGGCGCCGACGAACAGATCGGCCAGCTCCTGCACAAGGCCCGCCGGGTGCTGGGCAAACCCATTCCGGTCCTGCTCCAGGGGGAATCCGGGGTGGGCAAGGAACGTTTCGCCCAGGCCATGCACCAGAGCGGCCCCCGCCGGGAACAGCCCTTTGTGGCGGTGAATTGCGCCGCCCTGCCGGAACATCTGATCGAGGCGGAACTATTCGGCTACCGGCCCGGGGCCTTCACCGGCGCCCGCCGGGACGGCAGCCCGGGACGCATCCGGGAAGCCCAGGGCGGCACCCTGTTCCTGGATGAAATTGGCGACATGCCCCTGGGCCTGCAAAGCCGCCTGCTGCGGGTCTTGCAGGAGCGCCAGGTGGTACCCCTGGGAGGCGGCGCCCCGGTGGATGTGGATTTCGCCCTCATCTGCGCCACCCACTGCCATTTGCGGGATGCGGTGGAGGCGGGCCATTTCCGTACCGACCTGTATTACCGGATCAACGGTCTCAGTCTAACCCTGCCCCCCTTGCGCCAGCGCCAGGACTTTGCCGATCTGGTGCGGGCCATGCTCGCCCAGATCGCCCCGGGACGGCCTCTAATGCTGGCCCCGGGTCTGGCCCGGGCCATGGCCACCTACGCCTGGCCCGGCAACCTGCGTCAACTCTCCAACGCCCTGCACACCGCCGTGGCCCTCCTGGATGAGGGAGAGGACATTATCGACTGGGGCCATCTGGCGGACGATCTGGCGGAAGCCCTGGTCACCCCTACGGAACGACACGGGGCCCATGATCCCCTCACGGCGGCCCCCGCCGGGGAGCCGGGGGACAATCTCAAAGCCCAGTCCGAGGCAGCAATTGCCCGGGCCGTAGCTGCCGCCCAGGGTAATCTCTCCCTGGCGGCCCGGCGCCTGGGCATCAGCCGCAACACCCTGTACCGCCATCTGCGGCGTCCCACCTGA
- a CDS encoding Crp/Fnr family transcriptional regulator → MSAPLDIPTLLARVPLFQGLSPEELAPIARGTREMGAAKGQILFHKGDPCNGMHLVVYGQVKLAITSPQGGEKVVEVLSQGQTFGEALMFAEKPYIVYGQTLADSQLLFIAKEALFAELDREPRLGRKMIAGLSRRLHQMVTDVAAYTLQSGRQRVIGFLLRDLPEQEAGGPVTLHLSTSKGVLASRLNLTQEHFSRILHELAEAGLIRVEGRHIHIPDGEALRRYDL, encoded by the coding sequence ATGTCCGCCCCCTTGGATATTCCCACCCTGCTGGCCCGCGTCCCCCTGTTCCAGGGCCTGAGCCCGGAAGAATTGGCCCCTATCGCCCGGGGTACCCGGGAAATGGGGGCCGCCAAAGGCCAGATCCTGTTCCACAAGGGAGATCCCTGTAACGGCATGCATCTGGTGGTGTACGGTCAGGTCAAACTGGCCATTACTTCGCCCCAGGGGGGAGAAAAGGTGGTGGAGGTGCTGTCCCAGGGCCAGACCTTCGGGGAAGCCCTGATGTTTGCGGAAAAGCCCTACATCGTCTACGGCCAGACCCTGGCGGACAGCCAACTGCTGTTCATCGCCAAGGAAGCCCTGTTTGCCGAACTGGATCGGGAGCCCCGCCTGGGGCGCAAAATGATCGCGGGCCTTTCCCGCCGCCTGCACCAGATGGTCACGGATGTGGCGGCCTACACCCTCCAATCGGGCCGTCAGCGGGTCATTGGTTTCCTGCTCCGGGATTTGCCGGAGCAGGAGGCCGGGGGGCCGGTCACCCTGCACCTCAGCACCAGCAAGGGGGTCCTGGCCTCCCGCCTTAACCTGACCCAGGAACATTTTTCCCGCATTCTCCACGAGCTGGCCGAGGCCGGACTGATCCGGGTGGAAGGCCGCCATATCCACATTCCCGACGGGGAAGCCCTGCGTCGCTACGATCTCTGA